A single region of the Deefgea piscis genome encodes:
- a CDS encoding serine hydrolase domain-containing protein has protein sequence MQPHSLLHRALGFFFVIIILWGICILTTNLLHIPSPSKLLGLGLELTPPSKSSSYFDARSISPAPSVRPLTQHPIKLDLLIPWKNGATLSLNEFLKETHTNAIVVLHENKIVYERYFNGYTESSLLPSYSVSKAILATLVGIAIDEKRIASINSDVRPMLPNEIRHQYPYPIRTWDLLNMRAGIAIPETYDSIFSKIAEMYISTDLRRFITSIPSPSGHPGARFEYRSAEYLLLGEVLRQATGQSLSSYLQKSIWHPMGAAYDATWSLDSSTSGIEKAFCCINARASDYARFGLLYLNEGIWNGKRIVPADWIRRTRIPTGYRESLGYSHGWWIPPKSSKDGDFSAIGIYGQYVYINPTKRTVIVKLSDHGAEADEILTLQAFQKISQSIQQKY, from the coding sequence TATTACACATTCCCAGCCCATCAAAATTATTAGGTCTAGGCTTGGAGTTGACCCCCCCCTCAAAGAGCAGCTCTTATTTTGATGCACGTTCAATTTCCCCTGCTCCGTCGGTTCGACCGCTTACTCAGCATCCAATTAAGCTTGATTTATTGATACCTTGGAAAAATGGTGCAACATTATCGCTTAATGAATTTTTAAAAGAGACCCATACTAACGCAATAGTTGTTCTGCACGAAAATAAGATAGTCTATGAGCGTTACTTTAATGGTTACACAGAGAGTTCGTTACTGCCATCCTATTCGGTTAGTAAAGCAATTTTAGCTACTTTAGTAGGTATTGCTATTGACGAAAAGCGTATTGCTTCAATTAATTCTGATGTTCGTCCTATGCTACCTAATGAAATTCGCCATCAGTACCCATATCCCATACGTACATGGGACTTATTAAATATGCGTGCGGGCATAGCGATTCCTGAAACCTATGATAGTATTTTTTCAAAAATCGCAGAAATGTATATTTCAACCGACTTACGTCGATTCATCACAAGTATACCCTCGCCTTCTGGTCATCCAGGTGCACGTTTTGAATATAGAAGCGCAGAATATTTACTACTTGGTGAGGTCTTACGACAGGCAACGGGCCAATCGCTATCTAGTTATTTACAGAAATCTATTTGGCACCCAATGGGTGCTGCATATGATGCAACATGGAGCCTAGACAGTTCCACATCTGGTATTGAGAAGGCATTTTGTTGTATCAATGCCAGAGCCAGCGATTATGCGCGTTTCGGCCTACTTTATCTCAATGAAGGGATTTGGAATGGTAAACGTATAGTGCCTGCAGATTGGATCAGACGAACTCGCATTCCAACGGGATATCGTGAATCATTGGGTTATAGTCACGGTTGGTGGATTCCACCCAAGAGTAGCAAAGATGGTGATTTTTCAGCAATCGGTATCTATGGCCAGTATGTTTATATCAATCCGACAAAACGTACTGTTATTGTCAAATTGAGCGATCATGGTGCAGAAGCAGATGAAATACTGACCTTGCAAGCATTTCAAAAAATATCGCAGAGCATACAACAAAAATATTAA
- a CDS encoding IS30 family transposase, translating to MLKLTGRGAMRSPGAPSLRRETERLFWEQIATGITSEKAAEAVGVSQAVGTRWFRYRGGMPLFMSKHISGRYLSFAEREEIGLLQAQSVGVREIARRLGRSPSTVSRELTRNAATRSGRLEYRASVAQWKAELAAKRPKPAKLVTNLRLRHYVQERLEGKVHGTDGLEIAGPRQTPFKGRNKPHRGDRKWVNGWSPEQIANRLQIDFPGDESMRISHEAIYQALYIQGRGALKRDLVSCLRTGRALRVPRARAQAKAWAHVSEDVMISNRPAEVEDRALPGHWEGDLIIGLNRSAIGTLVERSSRFTMLVHLPREEGYGQTPRVKNGPALAGYGAVTMGNALKKTVTSLPAQLWRSLTWDRGKELSDHARFTIESGIKVFFADPHSPWQRGTNENTNGLLRQYFPKGTDLSRWSAQEIQAVANTLNSRPRKTLGCKTPIEALNEYLKSVQQTSVATTG from the coding sequence ATGCTGAAGTTGACGGGGCGAGGTGCGATGCGCTCGCCAGGTGCGCCATCACTTCGCCGAGAAACCGAGCGGTTATTTTGGGAACAGATTGCTACCGGAATCACAAGCGAAAAGGCAGCGGAGGCCGTTGGCGTATCGCAAGCAGTAGGCACACGCTGGTTCCGTTATCGCGGCGGGATGCCATTGTTTATGTCTAAGCACATATCAGGAAGATACTTATCATTCGCTGAGCGAGAAGAAATTGGACTACTCCAAGCGCAAAGTGTCGGTGTGCGTGAGATTGCTCGCCGCCTTGGGCGAAGTCCGTCGACAGTGTCTCGGGAGTTAACTCGTAACGCAGCAACTCGTAGTGGCCGACTCGAATATCGTGCTTCAGTCGCACAGTGGAAGGCGGAACTGGCGGCTAAAAGACCGAAGCCAGCGAAACTGGTAACTAATCTGCGATTGCGCCACTACGTGCAAGAACGCTTGGAGGGTAAAGTTCATGGTACTGATGGACTTGAGATTGCAGGACCTAGACAGACGCCGTTCAAGGGACGAAATAAACCACATCGCGGTGACCGTAAATGGGTCAATGGTTGGTCGCCTGAGCAGATTGCCAATCGACTTCAAATTGACTTCCCAGGTGACGAATCTATGCGAATCTCACACGAAGCCATATATCAGGCCCTCTATATACAGGGTCGGGGAGCTCTCAAGCGTGATCTGGTGAGCTGCCTGCGTACTGGACGGGCATTGCGCGTACCGAGAGCCAGAGCACAGGCCAAAGCGTGGGCACATGTTAGCGAAGACGTTATGATCTCCAATCGCCCTGCTGAGGTGGAGGATCGTGCTCTACCAGGGCACTGGGAGGGAGACTTGATCATTGGTTTGAACCGATCCGCGATAGGGACTTTGGTCGAGCGATCGAGTCGATTCACCATGCTCGTTCATCTGCCTCGTGAGGAGGGCTATGGGCAGACTCCTCGAGTGAAGAACGGCCCCGCACTTGCCGGCTATGGAGCCGTCACCATGGGCAATGCACTGAAGAAGACGGTGACTAGCCTACCTGCCCAATTGTGGCGATCATTAACTTGGGACCGAGGGAAGGAGCTATCAGATCACGCCCGCTTTACTATTGAGTCAGGAATAAAGGTCTTCTTTGCCGACCCTCACAGTCCATGGCAGCGTGGCACAAACGAGAATACGAATGGTCTTTTGCGGCAATACTTCCCGAAAGGCACTGACTTATCGCGATGGAGTGCCCAAGAGATTCAAGCTGTAGCCAATACACTAAACAGCCGGCCCAGAAAAACACTCGGTTGTAAAACTCCTATCGAAGCACTGAATGAGTATCTAAAATCTGTTCAACAAACGAGTGTTGCGACGACCGGTTGA
- a CDS encoding DinB family protein — protein sequence MHIFDHLLAMPDELKNLFDDFPSLLFHQEPESWDGIPGERFAITGQLCHLLDIEIQGYQHRFHRTVNETMPELPSLDGYLLAELNQYKQADPKQVLMQFRLARLQTVKMLKALKTEDYSRRANFGSYGEVSLLGLAHLLRSHDLQHLACMHWLRMRLLYSTEL from the coding sequence GTGCATATTTTCGATCACTTACTGGCGATGCCTGATGAGCTTAAAAATCTATTTGATGATTTCCCTTCTCTACTTTTTCACCAGGAGCCCGAAAGTTGGGATGGGATACCAGGAGAGAGATTCGCTATAACTGGCCAACTATGTCATTTGTTGGATATAGAAATTCAAGGGTATCAACACCGTTTTCATCGCACAGTTAATGAAACAATGCCAGAGTTACCGTCACTTGATGGTTACTTACTGGCAGAGCTAAATCAATATAAACAAGCTGATCCTAAGCAGGTGCTGATGCAATTCAGATTAGCACGTCTCCAGACAGTAAAAATGCTAAAAGCTCTGAAAACTGAAGATTACTCTCGGCGGGCTAATTTTGGCTCATACGGAGAAGTAAGTTTACTGGGATTGGCCCATCTCTTGCGTAGCCATGACCTGCAGCACCTTGCCTGTATGCATTGGCTACGAATGCGTTTACTGTATAGTACCGAATTGTAG